From Spodoptera frugiperda isolate SF20-4 chromosome 27, AGI-APGP_CSIRO_Sfru_2.0, whole genome shotgun sequence, a single genomic window includes:
- the LOC118263808 gene encoding muscle LIM protein Mlp84B isoform X10 translates to MPFKPADNPKCPKCGKSVYAAEERVAGGLKWHKMCFKCGLCQKLLDSTNCSEHEGELYCKVCHARKFGPKGYGFGGGAGCLSMDTGDHLKAENAGVRTNGACLEPRVIAKAPPGEGCPRCGGYVYAAEQMLARGRAWHRECFKCGDCLKRLDSTNCCEGPDKDIYCKVCYGKKFGPKGYGYGKGAGVLQSDPYANGGIGHGGMSSLGLMCDIKDMDWQSDQAPKTTVIDTASIKAPPGKGCPRCGGVVFAAEQVLAKGREWHRKCFKCRDCTKTLDSIIACDGPDSDVYCKTCYGKKWGPHGYGFACGSGFLQTDGLTEDEISASRPFYNPDTTSIKAPKGQGCPRCGGMVFAAEQQLAKGTMWHKKCFNCAECHRPLDSMLACDGPDKEIHCRACYAKLFGPRGFGYGHAPTLVSCDSEPAITYTEQLPFTGQKAAKGQGCPRCGFPVYAAEQMHSKNGTWHKRCFSCAECHRSLDSTNLNDGPNGEIYCRSCYGRNFGPKGVGFGMGAGTLTMA, encoded by the exons ATGCCTTTCAAACCAGCAGATAACCCTAAGTGCCCAAAATGCGGCAAATCAGTATACGCAGCTGAGGAGAGAGTCGCCGGAGGACTCAAATGGCACAAAATGTGCTTCAAGTGCG GCCTGTGCCAGAAGTTGCTGGACTCCACCAACTGCTCAGAACACGAAGGTGAACTGTACTGCAAAGTGTGCCATGCACGTAAATTCGGACCAAAAGGCTACGGCTTCGGCGGTGGTGCTGGTTGCCTGTCCATGGACACTGGTGACCACCTGAAGGCTGAGAATGC GGGCGTAAGGACTAACGGAGCTTGTCTCGAGCCACGCGTTATTGCCAAGGCGCCTCCTGGAGAAGGATGCCCACGATGCGGTGGCTACGTATACGCTGCCGAGCAGATGTTAGCCAGAGGCCGG GCGTGGCACAGGGAGTGCTTCAAATGCGGAGACTGCTTAAAACGGCTGGACTCTACAAACTGTTGCGAGGGCCCAGACAAAGATATTTACTGCAAAG TATGTTATGGCAAGAAGTTTGGTCCTAAGGGATATGGTTACGGAAAAGGAGCTGGTGTCTTGCAGAGTGACCCTTACGCCAATGG AGGTATAGGACATGGGGGAATGTCAAGCCTGGGTCTTATGTGTGATATTAAGGACATGGACTGGCAAAG TGACCAAGCACCCAAGACTACGGTAATCGATACCGCTTCCATCAAAGCGCCGCCCGGCAAGGGTTGCCCCCGATGCGGCGGTGTTGTGTTCGCAGCTGAACAAGTGCTGGCCAAGGGCCGTGAATGGCATCGCAAGTGCTTCAAGTGCCGCGACTGCACCAAGACTTTGGACTCCATCATTGCTTGCGACGGACCTGATTCCGACGTTTACTGCAAAACTTGCTACGGCAAGAAATGGGGCCCTCACGGCTACGGTTTTGCCTGTGGCTCCGGCTTCCTTCAGACCGACGGCTTAAC CGAGGATGAAATTTCCGCCAGCCGTCCATTCTACAACCCTGATACCACTTCCATCAAGGCGCCTAAGGGCCAGGGTTGCCCCCGTTGCGGCGGTATGGTCTTCGCCGCTGAACAACAACTCGCTAAGGGCACG atgTGGCACAAGAAATGTTTCAACTGTGCAGAGTGCCACCGACCTCTGGATTCAATGTTAGCTTGCGACGGCCCAGACAAGGAGATTCACTGCCGTGCCTGCTACGCCAAGCTCTTTGGACCTAGAGGATTTGGATATGGCCATGCCCCTACTCTTGTCTCCTGTGACTCTGAGCCCGCTATTACATA CACAGAGCAGCTTCCTTTCACTGGCCAGAAAGCAGCCAAGGGCCAGGGCTGCCCTCGTTGTGGGTTCCCAGTCTATGCTGCTGAACAAATGCACTCCAAGAATGGCACATGGCACAAACGGTGCTTCTCATGTGCGGAATGCCATAGATCTCTT GATTCAACCAATCTAAACGACGGACCCAACGGAGAAATTTACTGCCGAAGTTGTTACGGCAGGAACTTTGGTCCTAAGGGTGTAGGTTTCGGTATGGGCGCAGGCACATTGACCATGGCATAA